TTAAAGTATGAATTACATGAAAGCACAAACAATTCAAAACATCCCCACTAACCACACTCAGAAGAAGATTGAATATTTTCAGGATATGAATTACGTTTATTATATCGTGCTTActtaaggaaaataattattatgggACAACTTGAACGGAACCTCATAACAAAAATCTAACAATGTATATCCgatatataaattcaaaaatgcaCGGGTGATATGACTAGTTTGCTATAGGATGTAATGAATCTTAAGTGGAACGTGTCCACTCCTACCGGACAAATAAATTTCCGGTGGATGCACCTCCGTGGTTGTAATTCTTGTCGGACCTCGCGTGCGACTGTGAAGCGAGAAATGGGATTCAAGAAGGGGTCACGCGCTCTCGAATCATAGGTTATGGTTCTCAGTTCTCACTCTTTATCTTACGAATATAATCCTAAATTTCACTTCGGGAAAAACCGATTTCATGCCTCGTATCCAGCCTCTTGACATTTGGTTTCCATTACTGCATAACGAGAAATGGTTAGTGACAGGGAGGAGGGAATGGTTAGACCCTTTGAATTCTCTAACACTGCAAAATTTCATCTCATTTGATTCGTCTTCATTTACAACCTTAGAGCAAACGCCACCGGAGAATAATTATAATGCAAAATTTTTgtgagaaaagcaaaggacCGGCGGCATCTGCTTCTAACTCGATAGATTGCTCAGTTGATCCAATGCACGTTGTATTTTGTGCCTTTCTACGAGGGTCATCTTGTTTTCCTGTGAGGCCTGCAAAAAGAAGAGACAAGTTTATTCAAAGATCATATAACACACGAATGAATCGATATACGAGACCGTTTGAATTGGTTGATGACTTGTGCCAACTGGTAAAGTACTGAGGTGCAGAGGAAAACCTGCAGATGAGATACCTTCAGCAGGATCGAGCCGATCTCCTGCTGGAATTGCGACAAAGTTTGGCACATATCGGCATTTTTGTGCATCGAAAGAAAGAGCTCCGCAATCGCACAAATCCTGCTCGAGTCATCCACCAGTGACCTCATCACGTTCAAGACCAGAGTTAGAAGTCTGCGACTTCTAATGAACAAGAAATAGCACGGTTTGAGATAGTAAAACCGAGCTTTCTCGAGAAGAACTGTAGACTCAGCAGTCTCATTGGCACCTATTGGAGTTCGCTGCACGACAGCCAATAAACATCGATTAGAAACAAGAGATAGTGCATGCACTGCTTTGTAAATGACAATCGGATCTTAACTGGAAGAACAAGCAATACGAGAGGATAGAAGAAAGTTGCTCACATGAACAATATCTAACAGATAGGAAGAAAGGGAATCACTCAGCCCAGCAAGGTTCTCTTCAGAAAGTCTTGTGGGTTCGGAGTCTAGGGTGCAAATGACTTGAAGTAATGCACGTGCATTCTCGACGTCTGGTTTTAATTGCTGGAAGTTAAGATCAAGGTGTTAGTTCAGCGAACAATGAAGACATGGAAGATTACATAATCAGATACATTAAAACACAACGGATTAGATGGCCTACCAACTGGCTGACTATAATTCCCTCGAGCAATTGAAGAAGCAGCAGAATATCACCCATTACTGAAAGGCATCTGCAAACGATTTGGGTTACTTTGTGAAGGGTTCTGGGACTTGAGATTTTCAATTGTGTCTCTTCAATCGGCTCGTTTTCTGTGGGAAAAACAGTAGCTcctcaattaaaaaatagcaAAACAAGCACTATAGTATaatgcaagaaattaaatgatGACTGAAGCACGGAAAACAAAGTTAACTTCAGCATGTTGGTAAGATGCTCCTTAAGCCCTGTGTACTACTTTAATAACCAGTTTACGCTGATAAAGATGAGTAAAAAGATCCTGCAGTACCAGGAATAACTTTCAGATGTGAGAGTAGTGTGACGAAGAAACCAAGGCGGTCGGCAATTTGGATATTTTCTGCACGACCGAGAACTTCAATAATGCGGAACAGGAGATTTGGATCCAAGTCATTACCTAAAACAAGCAGGAAAGAATCAGCTAAAAACTGCCTCCAAAAGAAACCAAAAGAATTTATATTGCCCTTGTTTTTAGATAAAAGCAAAGGTGATTCTTAAAAGTTGATTAAAATCCCATCATTGAGCTACTTTTAGCAGAGAAGAGTGTAGTACGCACATAGGCAGCATTTAGTTATTGCCTTCAATAGAGGAACATCTGCACAAGAGAATTGAGAAATGCAAGCCAAAGAGAGCTCCTGACAATCTCGGGGAAGCCTTACAAAAGGCCCATAACAAATATTTCCTGCATCACAAAGTACGATGCTTAATATGTAGCAACTCACAAGAGAATATTTAGTCCacaataatttctttatttttagtaTTATCATTCCTTCATTTTCCAGTCATATATTTTCGCAATAGCGGCTGTATGCTTTGGTTGCTTCTATGATCACTTTACATGTTCATTCCCTGAATCATCAGTTTTCTCTTACGTTAAAATTCACTACTTACCTTCACCATCACTCATACTGAAGAATGCTTGAAATGGAGATTTCAGGCCTTCATATTCCAACAAGAAGGAAGGATGCACGGTAGCAGATCCTCCAAGGTGATTTATCAGTCGCAAAACTACCTGCCATtgatttcaaagaaaaaaatatttatcatcACCCCAGTAAGAAAACTTTGTGATACAGCTGCAGTTAAATGGCCAAGCGGCAGCATTGCTGAAAACCTTGGAACTAGATGGGTGCTTATCGCCTAATGCTATCAACAATTCAGGAAGCTCTCTTATCCATGTGATCTGATGGTCCAGAATTGCTGGGTCAATTGGGTCAAGGAATGTCTCTGTTCCCTATCAACCATGGCAGAAGATAAGTTCACATATTCAAAGAGAGAACCTTCAACATGCAAACTATAAAAGGAATAAAGGAGAACTCACATGAATTAGCATTTTCTCGAGGATGGAGATGCATGCGAATTTCAGCTTAGACTCGGGATTGCAATCCATAAAAGCCTGTGTAAATGCCTGGAATCACAAGGATTCATCAAACCTGTCACTGTagctttctttttcaaatagtCTCATGGAATCTGTAGACTTGAATAGCAAAGTAAACCAAAATCTGGAAACCTAAGCAGAGAATAAAATATCTGCAATGGGAAAGCAATCTAAATCATTAGAGAATTTCTAGAGCGAAGTTCCTAGCAACCTGAAGAAGAGAATACTTCCAATCGTCTGAGACGTGCTGTGACAGTAGCTTTGGGATATATGGGAAGAATGAAAGCAATTGCTTCTCTCGAATTGCTGCACGAACCCGCTTTCCATCACTTGTCTGCAAAATCATGGATTGCTTCTTTGTTCATGAAGACATCCAAATCAAAATGCCAGCAATGGAATATTTTGATGTTTATGTAGGCTATTAATGGGCTCCCCTCCCAACAAAATTTCACCGTGCTGCCTTTCAGATTTGTTTTATGCCAAAATTATGGCAACCGAACAATTTAACAAGTGGAAGGTCCCTCTTCTGAATGTCAGCTTCTTTTCGAGTGTGAGTTCCAGAACGAGAAGACAAAATTATCTCAAAAATGGAAATGCTAGTTCATCCTAATCTTTTGTGAACATTTAGAATGAGTGAGCAAGAACCAGACCTTTTCAACCAGCAACATCTCTATATACGGAAGAAATTTATTTGTTATAGCAGTGGGAAGGTCAATCCATTCTTGAAagttgaaaaatatttctgttaTCTCCGCATCCAATAGGGAATGCTTCTCCTGAttctgaaaagaaaagaagaaaacagaaTGGCTTAGATGGGACGAAATTTCAGCCATTGAttgatttataaaaaataaagattctCAAAACATTTAATCAAGTTCTGAGCATGACTTGCATCCTATATCTTCACAACAACTAGGTTTCCATTGGTAGTTAAAAGAATTCAGCGGTAGGGTTCAATTGAAGAATGCAAGTTTTGCCAACACAttgtttctttaattttatgaaatataaTCACTCGGCCAAGTTCATTTTTCATTAAGTAGTGAAATCTGTTACACTGCAGAGCAGACATCGCTCTGTGACACAATatcataatattatatatgatcTAAAATAATCTTAAAGAACAGTTTCTTGTTCCAAAGTAAAGATTCTTTCAGACGGATCTTCTACTGGCACCAACTAGGGCAGGCTCTCACTAGGAAAGTAGCTACCAAAAATTAATAACTGCAAATCCAGGTTCAAACAAATGGAATAGCAAGAAACAGGAAGCCAGGGCACGTTGCAGAAATTCTGATATACTAATACAAGCCCGACATTGAAGCATGCCGAAGAATACCATTAAAATGAAGCAGAATTTGTGGAACATAGACACCTGGGATTCTTTAAATGCAGGTCTTACCTTGGCCGAAAGTTGGTCAGTTGAATGAAGGGGAAAATTAGCCAGCAGCTTCATCAATGCTGGTGATACAGTTTGATCCCAAATTACCATGTCAGGCTGGGACCTGATTTCATCCCTCTCAGACTGCAAATGACAAGATTTCTGTTCCTTCTGAAACTTCGTAATGAAAAACTTCAGAGCAAGATTTATGCTCTGAAGTATATACAGCTCAGTATCAAGTAACTGCAAGCCCATGGAATTCATGGAACGAAGAGAAGGTAAAAGCTCCAGGAGGCGAGTTATAAGGACTGGCACAAGGTCCTTCAGTTTCCTGGTAACGAGAGAAAAATCTACAATAAAAACAACGCTGATCTTAGACAATGGTGTTACTCAAAAAGGCAAAATTGTGTGAAAATTGAGAACCAAAAACATCACAAAGGGCCATATTGGCACAGTTTACTAATTTTACCAATATAGAGCATACCATCTATTTTGCCAGAAGAGGAGCTAAAGGAGAAAATATGGAACAAGAAATAAAAGTACAACAACACAGAAGAAATGTAGTTACAACAGAAGATCCCACAAATTGTTACTCATCTGAATATGTATCCACACTGTCAAAATTGTGATCGTTTCCGTATAAAgatgcccaaaaaaaaaatctattgcCAATATTACAAAACCAACTTTGCAATTAGACATTTTAAGCACCAATTCCGTCTAATTCTCCAAACATCATCTCATGCGACTCAGAGCAAAATTAAGTACAACTATGTCATATCTTGTACAAGTTATACAGCACACAATATTTGTTAAGCGGGTTGGAGCAAagatttgtttatttacctgTTGAATTTTTTGGACTGTTGAGCCAGTACGCATGCAATAAAACTTCTCCAACTGTTTCCTATTAAATTGCCAAAGTCAATTGAGAATGGTTTGGATGAGAATGGTTTCTGCACCACCATAATCACACAGCACAAACATTACAAGGAAAAAGTATATTGTTTTTGAGGGGCCAAAACATTGTATGCATATTATTGGGAGCTATCATATGCATTGCACATACAATTGACTCCATACCATATACACATGCGCACATCTCCAGACCTTCTAGAAAATGCACCCCATATTTGTACATGGAAATATGCAACCAAAAACAAATATATGTGAATGTCTATCATGTGTTTCCTCTATCATATCTAATTGCACATCTTGGCACTATGCTAGCAGAATAAAAACCCTTTGACTGATAagtatctttttttcttcattaacCATCCACAAAAGTGCAGAATACAAAATTGAACTACATTATAAAACATCAAGAATAACATATAGACATGAAAGTGAATACCCACACTGCCCATGCTCAAAGTGACCAAGAGAGTGATGCTTAATCTTATATACGGACATGACATGTGCATAATCCAAAAACAAAGAACTTTATTTAGTAACATTGTGGCGACACTGTAGAACTTGTACTACCACAATTAACAAAGAAAACCACTGAAAATAGTCCAAGCCAAACAAAATGGTGCATGCAAAGCTGATAAGCAGAAGGTACTTTGTCATGAGAACCATCTTCCTGGCTTTTGCATAGCAGGATCGACAAGCAGCGGACCAGACCCAAAAGAGCATTTTTGACCTTGCTCTTGTCTTGCATATTAAATAGGTCACTGCGAAGAATATCCTCATAATTTTGAAGAATCTGCAGACAAGGGAGGCAAAAATCCAATTAGAAGTATAATATCAACATAAAAGTACAAATGGAAAGAGGTCCTATGAGTGAAGACCCACTTTGCCACTTCATCTCAAAGTAGGGAGCATCATTTTTTCTAGTAAAGATCATGATATCCCCTTATAATTATTATGCAAAAGCGACTTCCTATCATCATGTTAGTAAACATGAAAACATTGGGGAATACCAGACCATAGTTTCTAACTATAATGAAACTGAACATCCGCAAAATACGTCATATGCGCCACTTTCCTGCTTCTTGAAGCAAGTTTAGTTGTTCTGTTCAATGCTCTAAGATACAAGAAGATGTACTAAATTCAACAGGTTACCAATcagttgaaaaaaataatatcttgAGGAGCCAATATCAGCTTCCTTTTAGCAGAGAACAGAATATCAATTTCCTTTAATGATTGTATTGAGGTCAGAAGAGTCGGAACATGCATTGATATATAGAAAGAGCGAATTCCCCAATAAGAACCAGACACTTTTCATTTAGAACATACCTTTTCGGCATAGAACAGAAAAGTTGATGAATTGTTCTGCACAACAAGGTCAAGAAACTTGAATGCCATTAACCGAGCTTCCACCGAAAAATGTGTCATTGCCCTAAAGATATATGTCATCATCCTCAATATTAAAGAGCCTTGAATGTCCTGCACATTGGCAGATAAACTTTAATTAGCTAGATGCAGACCTTGCCTAAATGTGCTttcataaaaagaaagaggatTTAACGATTTTAGGAAAGAACTAGGTTACTACATCTTTTTTGGGATAAGTATTTCCTATAATCCTAGCTATCCAGAAGCCTGGAAATAGATGCTTCTCAGTGATattcttcttccattttcaGGTCAAAAGCCTAGAAACTACTGTGCACAATAAGCAAATAGGGCAAGATATTTCAGTTCTAAG
The sequence above is drawn from the Punica granatum isolate Tunisia-2019 chromosome 5, ASM765513v2, whole genome shotgun sequence genome and encodes:
- the LOC116207036 gene encoding uncharacterized protein LOC116207036 isoform X2; translated protein: MAGPKAKKKKQQQQKHGVDFKKIKRKVGRKLPPPKNATNIQIKSKAIILPEQSVAIEKAGSATSKKGLVLDDLLKQTSHYNSKVRRDALTGIKELILKHPGELKAHKFALIEKLSQRIGDEDRMVKETLYELLKLVIFPGCKEDIQGSLILRMMTYIFRAMTHFSVEARLMAFKFLDLVVQNNSSTFLFYAEKILQNYEDILRSDLFNMQDKSKVKNALLGLVRCLSILLCKSQEDGSHDKETVGEVLLHAYWLNSPKNSTDFSLVTRKLKDLVPVLITRLLELLPSLRSMNSMGLQLLDTELYILQSINLALKFFITKFQKEQKSCHLQSERDEIRSQPDMVIWDQTVSPALMKLLANFPLHSTDQLSAKNQEKHSLLDAEITEIFFNFQEWIDLPTAITNKFLPYIEMLLVEKTSDGKRVRAAIREKQLLSFFPYIPKLLSQHVSDDWKYSLLQAFTQAFMDCNPESKLKFACISILEKMLIHGTETFLDPIDPAILDHQITWIRELPELLIALGDKHPSSSKVVLRLINHLGGSATVHPSFLLEYEGLKSPFQAFFSMSDGEGNICYGPFVRLPRDCQELSLACISQFSCADVPLLKAITKCCLCNDLDPNLLFRIIEVLGRAENIQIADRLGFFVTLLSHLKVIPENEPIEETQLKISSPRTLHKVTQIVCRCLSVMGDILLLLQLLEGIIVSQLQLKPDVENARALLQVICTLDSEPTRLSEENLAGLSDSLSSYLLDIVHRTPIGANETAESTVLLEKARFYYLKPCYFLFIRSRRLLTLVLNVMRSLVDDSSRICAIAELFLSMHKNADMCQTLSQFQQEIGSILLKASQENKMTLVERHKIQRALDQLSNLSS
- the LOC116207036 gene encoding uncharacterized protein LOC116207036 isoform X1; its protein translation is MAGPKAKKKKQQQQKHGVDFKKIKRKVGRKLPPPKNATNIQIKSKAIILPEQSVAIEKAGSATSKKGLVLDDLLKQTSHYNSKVRRDALTGIKELILKHPGELKAHKFALIEKLSQRIGDEDRMVKETLYELLKLVIFPGCKEDIQGSLILRMMTYIFRAMTHFSVEARLMAFKFLDLVVQNNSSTFLFYAEKILQNYEDILRSDLFNMQDKSKVKNALLGLVRCLSILLCKSQEDGSHDKETVGEVLLHAYWLNSPKNSTDFSLVTRKLKDLVPVLITRLLELLPSLRSMNSMGLQLLDTELYILQSINLALKFFITKFQKEQKSCHLQSERDEIRSQPDMVIWDQTVSPALMKLLANFPLHSTDQLSAKNQEKHSLLDAEITEIFFNFQEWIDLPTAITNKFLPYIEMLLVEKTSDGKRVRAAIREKQLLSFFPYIPKLLSQHVSDDWKYSLLQAFTQAFMDCNPESKLKFACISILEKMLIHGTETFLDPIDPAILDHQITWIRELPELLIALGDKHPSSSKVVLRLINHLGGSATVHPSFLLEYEGLKSPFQAFFSMSDGEGNICYGPFVRLPRDCQELSLACISQFSCADVPLLKAITKCCLCNDLDPNLLFRIIEVLGRAENIQIADRLGFFVTLLSHLKVIPENEPIEETQLKISSPRTLHKVTQIVCRCLSVMGDILLLLQLLEGIIVSQLQLKPDVENARALLQVICTLDSEPTRLSEENLAGLSDSLSSYLLDIVHRTPIGANETAESTVLLEKARFYYLKPCYFLFIRSRRLLTLVLNVMRSLVDDSSRICAIAELFLSMHKNADMCQTLSQFQQEIGSILLKVSHLQASQENKMTLVERHKIQRALDQLSNLSS